actgtggcccaccaggctcctctgtccatggaattctctgggcaagcttactggagtgggtagccgttcccttctccaggggattgacctgacccagggatcgaccctgggtctcctgcattgcaggcagattctttactgtctgagccaaaagTAGCTTAAATAAAGAATGCTAGACAGGAAGAATGTCAGAGGAACAGGAGAATGGGAAGACATGTGGAGGTGAAGGAAAGCCAAAATATTGTGTCTATTAGAGGCACAGTATGCCTCTGCATATGTATGTATCATGGCTaccatttgcttttaaaaagggGAATTGAGGCTGTGGGAGGGGAAAATGCCATTTCAGAGTCAAGTACTCCCCAAAGTGTAGAAGCTGAGTGACTGTTACCTGAAGGTAGCCCAGTAGAATGAGCACTGTGGCTGGCCAGTGTCATCAACACTCAAGTGGTAGGGGTCTCGGGCAGACGGCTGCAGGCGGAGCCTGCTGGTCCCAACTCCAGGGCACCCTGGGTGCCCTCACCCACACTCCCACTCCCCCGCTCCCCATCCACAGGACAGCCAGGAGCACAAGATCACCCTGTATGAGAACCCCAACTTCACGGGGAAGAAGATGGAGGTGATAGACGATGACGTGCCCAGCTTCCACGCCCACGGCTACCAGGAGAAGGTGTCTTCCGTGCGGGTGCAGAGTGGCACGTGAGTACACACCCAGCCCTGGCTCGCCCTGCCCCAGGAGCCCAGACTCTGAGCTGCTGAGCCCTGCTCTGCCCCAAGCTCTGGGGGTCTTGTACATTCCCGACCCCAGCCTTCCCATTGGAAAATGGGCATTGAAATCATCAGACGCCTGCACGTGGCTTTCAGTCCCTGAAGTTCCATCCTGTCTTTTGGGCAACACCTTGCTTTTGAAAGAGAGAAATCGTGGCCTTAACCTCAACTCCGAAGACCAGGATAGTAAAtgttgggtgggggcaggggtaaGGCAGAGGCGGGCGGTGAGGGGAGATCAGAAGGCTAGGAATGAATCGAGGGGTCTTTACAGAGCTGAGAGAGACAGGAAGTGCAGCACATGCTGGCCTTTTTCTGCATGCATTGCTGAGGTTGGAAATAGGAGGGGTTGTTCTCCACCAAATTTGGCACATAAACCTCGGTCACCAGCACTGGGGAATTTCTCATTGTGAAAAACATGAATTCTATGGGGAATCTGAAGATGGACTTTGGGCAGTGGTTTGCCGGAGCCAACTTGTACCAGCTTGCAAAAGCTGACTTGACTTTTCAGAATTTAATGTGAGCGGGTTGTTTAATCATTGGTAACTTGAAATACGCCATCGCAGACGTGTGTACACCGCAGAGATTGGAAAGTGTCACAAACGAAACTTTTCCCCCCCCAAGAGCAGTGGTTTCCCAGTATATACTGGCTCTCTGGGGCTTGTCAGAGTCTTAGAGTGCACAGTTCTGCATGCCTGAGCCCTGTCACTTACTCATTCACTGGTTCAATTTGTCAAGTGATGTCATATGCCAGGCACCAAGATAGGTGATCAGTAATTCAAGGTAGGTTAAAGAGACCTGGCCTCAGTCTTGTGTAGCTAAACGTCTGGTTGGAGGCAACTGTTCATAATTAGGAATCCCATGTGAATCTAGTCTCCTTCATTAAAGAAGGGGCTCTTGAGCTGAGATCTCAAGAAGGTAGGAATTGTAGAGGTAAAGAGAAGGAAGGATGCTCCAGACAGAATAGCATGTGCAAACGGCCTGTGGtgtgaggagcctggtgagtcccCTGGGCTCTGCAAGGGACAGAGTGGCTGGGCTGCAGAGATACAGTGGCTGGAGTGAGTGTGAGAGGCAGAGCTGGAGGTGTCCACAGGGGCTGGCCAGGCAGGTTCGTGGGGGCCAGGCAGGTTCGTGGGGGCCAGGCCTGTGTGATGCCTCCTGGGGAGAAGACTAACAGTTGTCAGGTGCCCAGTGAGTGACCCCCTAAATGGTGATGGCTTCAAATGGTGGTGGGATCACGGAGGGCTCCTGGGACCTCTGCTACTGACCTTTATCCTTTGTGGGGATTAGGTAAGAGGCCTGTCTTACTCTAAGCTTAAGTGAGCTTGAGATCACCGCTTCCTCTGATCCCAGTGCCAGGCCTGCATCTGGgaatttccctggtagtccagtggttaagacttagtcttccagtgctgggggtgtgggtgtgatgtctgatcagggagctaagatacgacaggcctcagggccaaaaaacagaaacataaaacagaagcagtattataacaaattcagtaaagactttaaaaaaatggtccacttaaaaaaaaaccttaaaaaaatagttGCTTCTGGAGGTAGCAAGCTCCGTGTCAAGGGGAGGAAGAAAGCAGAGGCTGGACCTGGAAAGGGTGGTGCTCTGCTCAACACCCAGGTAGTGTGGGATGATTGGCAGGCCCACCCTTCCTAGTGGCTGAGCCACCCCCCTTGTCTCTCGCTccatctgtgtctcctgtctcCCCACGTGCCCTCCCCCAACCTCTGGCCCTGCAGGTGGGTCGGCTACCAGTACCCCGGCTACCGCGGGCTGCAgtacctgctggagaagggcgaTTACAAGGACAGCGGCGACTTCGGGGCCCCCCAGCCCCAGGTGCAGTCCGTGCGCCGCATCCGGGACATGCAGTGGCACCAGCGGGGCGCCTTCCACCCCTCCAGCTAGTGCCCCTCCCTCGCCTCCTTCCCAGGGGCTGGCCTCTGCCCAGCATCccaccagacatcctggagagtgAATAAAGTGTGACTTGCAACTTATCCGAGGCAGAGTCTTTTTATCGCCTGTGGAGGCCAGGGTGCTGTgtacatgcatgcgtgtgtgtgtaaggCAGACACAGAATGACGAGAGAGCCAGAAAGTGACTGGGTGAGGGGTGGGACAACCTCACTGAGACTTCTCGCTCTGCAGCTGCTTAGCTCTGTGACCTGGGGCACATTgtccagcctctctgagcctctgcttctTCACCTGACTTACAACCCCCTTTGGCCCCCCCAGTGACTGGCCTGGCTGACCTCTGAGTGGTCCTTGTGTGGTTGCCAGGCACAGTCATTCAGGGGCATGTGATGGTTGCTCCAGACCCTAAAAAGGTAGCCACTGCCTGCCATTCACACAGAATTGCCTTATCACCTTGAACCTGGGAGTTTATTTAAATCTGCCCAGAGGAGCCCCAAGCCCTCTAATGCCCACCCCCATCCGGGAGAGAGGTCACGAAGACCTGTCTCTGTGCTTGTGAGTTCCGTGGTCCCTTGTTCATGCCTTGGTTGGGGCGGTCCTTTAGTGTAGCAACTGGGGGCTGGGTTCCTGCATCTTACGAGTCTGGATTCAATTGGCTGTTCTGGAGCCCTGCCCAGTCAGGGGACCTCAGAGCCTTCCTACtgggaaaaatatggaaaaagtaGTGTCTCCCTAACAGGGTAATAGCAAGAATGGTGAGATAACCCAGGTGTCCTGTATATAAATGTTAAACGCTGGTTGGTCTTCTGTAGTATGAATACCCGCTCCCAGAGAGCAGCTGctttttcctttggctgtgctgtcttttgatgtagttttaaat
This is a stretch of genomic DNA from Budorcas taxicolor isolate Tak-1 chromosome 17, Takin1.1, whole genome shotgun sequence. It encodes these proteins:
- the CRYBB2 gene encoding beta-crystallin B2; translation: MASDHQTQAGKPQPLNPKIIIFEQENFQGHSHELNGPCPNLKETGVEKAGSVLVQAGPWVGYEQANCKGEQFVFEKGEYPRWDSWTSSRRTDSLSSLRPIKVDSQEHKITLYENPNFTGKKMEVIDDDVPSFHAHGYQEKVSSVRVQSGTWVGYQYPGYRGLQYLLEKGDYKDSGDFGAPQPQVQSVRRIRDMQWHQRGAFHPSS